Genomic window (Microbacterium oxydans):
CGGCACTCCGCGTGAGCGCCGTCTGATCGCGGACGCCGTGCAGGAGCTGTTCGCGCCCGCCGAGAACCCCCGTTTCCTGCTCCGGGTAGACCAGGGGGTGTTCGGCGGTTCCGGCCCCCTGGCCGACGGACTGCGCTCCCTGGTCGACCGGGCGGTGCCCGGGCGACGCCTGCTCCCGGTGCCGAAGTCGCTCTCCCGCCGCCGGGCCGACGCCGAGGCGTTCGCCGAGCGCTGGCGTGCCGCGGTCGGCCACGGCGAGCTGCACGAACTCCAGGGGACCACGGGGCTCGCCCTGCTGCAGATCGCCCGGAGCACGCCGAGCCTGCTGGACCGCTCGGAGCCGCGGCGTCGGGTGTGGGGCTGACCCCGCGGCTGACCCCGGGCGCCCTCATCCTCAGGGGAGGTTGCCAGAGCGACGCCCGCTCCACAGCGTTACGATCGAGTAACGCGCACCGCAGCGCCGACGTGAGAGGGAACGCATGCCAGAGAACGCCCCCCTGAGCCCGGTGACGATCGACGCCGAGAAGTTCGCCGTGCAGACGTCGGCCATCCTCGGCTCCATCGGCCAGGTGATCGACGGCAAGCCGGATGCCGTGCGCAGCGCCCTGGTCTGCCTGCTGGCCGAGGGGCATCTGCTCATCGAAGACGTCCCCGGGGTCGGCAAGACGATGCTCGCCCGGGCTCTGGCCGCGAGCGTAGACGCGACCGTGCGTCGCATCCAGTTCACGCCCGACCTGCTCCCCGGCGACGTCACGGGCGTCTCGGTGTACAACCCGGTCGACCGGGAGTTCGAGTTCAAGCGCGGCGCCGTGTTCGCGCACATCGTCATCGCCGACGAGATCAACCGCTCCTCCCCCAAGACGCAGTCCGCTCTGCTCGAGGCGATGGAGGAGGGCCAGGTCACCGTCGACGGCGCCACCCACCTGCTCCCCTCGCCCTTCCTGGTCGTCGCGACCCAGAATCCGCTCGAGATGGAGGGCACCTACGCGCTCCCCGAGGCACAGCGCGACCGGTTCATGATGCGCATCTCGATGGGTTATCCGGATGCCGCGGCCGAGGCGCTCATGCTCCGCCAGCGTGACGTCGTGAGCCCGCTCGCCGCCGTGACGCCGGTCGCCGATGCCGCATCCATCGCCCAGCTCATCGCGTGGGCGCGTTCGGTCCACGTCGCCCCCGCGCTCGAGGAGTACGCCGTCGCCCTCGCGCAGGCCACCCGCTCCGACCCGAACCTCCACCTGGGCGCGAGCCCTCGGGCGACGCTGCAGCTGATCCGGGCCGCCAAGGTATGGGCCGCGCTCGACGGGCGCGAGTACGTGATCCCCGACGACATCACGGCCCTGCTCATCCCGGTCCTCGCGCACCGCCTGCTCCCCGCCCGCGGAGCCCACCGCGCGGGTGCACAGCCGGTCGAGGCCGCGCTCACCCAGATCGTCGAGCGGGTGCGCGTGCCCGTCGCGACCCGTTCCTGACCGAGCCGCTCATGCGCAGACGCCGATCCCTCACCAGCCGCGGCGCCGGTGCGCTCGTCGCCGCGCTCTGCTGCATGATCGCCGCCAACGTCGCGGGCGCCCGCATCCTGCTCTACATCGGGATCCTGCTGGCCGCCCTCACCCTCTTCTCCCTCCTCGCCGTCCGCCTCCCCCGGCGTTCCGGCACCGTGACCCGCCAGATCTCCACCGACCTGTTGACGGTGTCCGAGACCTCCCGCGTGACGGTGCGGTTCTCCCTGCGCGCCCTGCGCGTGCCCCGCGGTCTGTGGCGGGACGTGCTGCCCGACGCGGTCTCCGGAGACGCCGGCGGCGACTATCCCCCGACGAACGGCCAGCTCAGCTACCAGATCACCGGCATCCGTCGCGGCGTCTGGCCGCTCGGTCCGCTGATGCTGCGCACCGTCGACCCGTTCGGGCTGGCGCAGCGCGAGCAGTCGTTCGGGGACACCCGGAGCGTGACGGTCGTCCCGGAGGTGTTCGCCCTCGCCCCGCTCGCCGTGCGCGTCGGCGCCGCCGGCGGGACCGCGCACACCTCGTCGACCCGGCTCGGCCAGGGCAGCGACAACCTGTCACCGCGCGGCTACATCCCCGGCGACTCGATGCGTCGCATCCACTGGCGGGCGACCGCACACCGCGGACAGCTCATGGTGCGCCAGGAGGAAGAGGAGTCGAGCCCGGACGCGGTCGTCGTGCTCGACCGCAGCAGCCGCGGCTGGGACGCACCGGGCTCCGAGGCGGACCCGGCGTTCGAAGCGGCCGTCTCGCTGTGCGCGTCCGCGGCCGTGCACCTCGCCGCCGAGGGTTACAGCGTCGACGTGATCGACAGCGCGGGCGGCCTGCTGGGTGAGCTGCGCGGCCATGAGGACGACCGCGACGGTCTGCTGGTGGCCCTCGCGATGGTCGCTCCGCGGGGCGACAGCCGCGATCTGGCGACGCTCATCGGGGGAACGCCGCCCGGCCCGCTCGTGTACATCACCGGTCGCCTCGACGAAGAGGACGCGGTCCTGCTGCGTCCGGCCGGAGCCACCGCCCCCATGCTGTTCAGCGCGGATCTGCTGCCCGGCGCGGCCGAGGCCGCGGCCCCGCACGGCTGGACCGTGGTCCCGCTCGGCGCCGACATCGCCGAGGCGTGGGAGGACGCGGTGTCCGCGCGGATCGGAGTCGGCGATGTTCCGCGCTGAGCAGTCGCGGTCCGCGCCGGCCGCACCCTCTGCTCCGCAGTGGCATCGCGACCGCGAGGAGCGGACGGGGGTGGGCGGCCCCGGAGTCCTGGCCGCCACGGCCGCGCTCGTGGCGATGTGGCCGTTCACGTCGGTGATCTCCCCGGGCGGATGGTCGATCACGGTGCTCGGCGTGATCATCGTCGTGGCCGGCACCGGGATGCTCGCCCGGCACCTGCTGCGACGACGCACCCCCTGGATCAGCGATCTCCTCACGTTCGCGGCGCAGGTCCTGGCCACCATCGCCCTCCTGACCATGCTCATCGCGGGCCCGACCGCGATCCTCGGGATCTTCCCGACCGCCACCACGCTGGCCCTGTTCGGAGCGCTCGGCGCCGCGGCCGGGGAGGCGGTCGTGTTCGGCTCCGCACCGCTGGATGCCACGCCCGCACTCGCCGCCGTCATGGGAGCGGGGTTCGCGCTCGTCGCGATCCTGCTCGATCATCTCGTCGCGCATCGCTCGGCGGTGCTGGCCGTCCTGCTGACCGGCGCCATCGGGGCGATCCCGATGATCGTCACGCTGGGCGAGACCAACATCTTCTGGTTCGTGCTGTTCGGCGTGATCGCCCTCGTCCTGTTCCGGTACACCGCGAGGCGGCATCCGGAATCGCCCCGCAGCTCCTCGGTCCCCCTCGCCGTCACCGTGGGGGCCGCCGCCCTGGTGACGACCCTGGTGATCGCGCCGGTGCTGCCCGTCGCCTCGAACGTGGCCGGCACCGGGGTCGGCGTCACGGTCGACGCCTCGCTGCGCCTGGGCGACGACCTGCGCCAGCCCAACCCGGTCGAGGTGCTCACCGTGGCCGAGGAGGGCGACTCCGCTCCGTACCTGCGCCTGACCACGCTCTCCCGCTTCGACGGTCGCGTCTGGCAGCCGGACCGCGGCAACCTCCAGTCGCAGGACGAGGGCTTCGGCGCACCGGAGTGGGGCGAGGGCATCACGGTGGAGGAGCAGAACACCTCCATCCGGGTGCTGCGGATGTCGAGCTCGTGGCTGCCCGTGCCGTACCCCGCCACCGCGGTGCAGGGGCTCACCGGCTCCTGGCGCGTCTCCCCCGACAACCGCACCCTCTTCTCCCGCAGCGCCGACGCCGTGGGCAACGACTACACCGTCACCTCGTCGCGCCCTCTCCCGACGCTCGAGCAGATCCGTGCCCTCGACGCGGCCGCGCCGACGGTCGACCCGGATGCCGAGCCGGTCGAACTCCCCGCGATCATCGGCGATCTCGCCTCCGAGGTCACCGCGGACGCGAGCACCGACTACGACCGCCTCGTGGCCCTGCAGAGCTGGTTCCGCACGCAGTTCGCGTACTCCCTGGAGACGCCGGTGGAAGAGGGCTTCGACGGCACCGGCGCCGAGGCCGTCGCACAGTTCCTCGAGGTGCGACGGGGATACTGCGTGCACTTCGCCGGGGCCTTCGCGCTGATGGCGGAGAGCCTGGGGATGCAGGTGCGCATCGTCGTCGGCTACCTCCCGGGCACGCTGACCGACGAGAAGCGCGGTGACGAGTCGGTCTTCTCGGTGACCAGCGACCAGCTGCACTCCTGGCCCGAGGTCCTGTTCCCCGGTGTGGGCTGGGTGCCGTTCGAGCCGACCGCGTCGCTGGGCGTTCCCACCGCGTTCCGCGCCGGAGTGACGCAGGGCGGCGGTCCGGACACCCCGACGAGCCCCGCCCCGACCACCAGCCCGCAGGCCGAGCAGACCCCTGGGGCAGAGGTCGACCGCGGCGACCCGGGCAGCGAGTCGGCCGGCGGCAACGGGCAGCGCCCCCTCGACGCGATGCCCGTCGTGTTCACCGCGCTCGGCGTCGTGGTGCTGCTCCTGCTGCCGGCGCTGATCCGTCTCGTGGAGCGTCGCAGCCGTCTGAACCGCGCCCGCCGCGGTGATCCGGCCGCGGCCTGGGCCGAGCTCCGTGACACGCTCATCGACCTCGAGCTGCCGGTGTCCGACGCCGACACCCCGCGGGTCCGCGCAGCCGGACTGGTGCGGGGGAGCAACGCGGATGCGACGGCGCTGCGACGACTGACCGATGCCGTCGAGCAGGCCAACTACGCACGCTCCGGTGAGGAGCCGACCGATCTCGCGGTGCCGCTGCGCGAGGTGCTCGCCCAGCTGCACCGCAGCGTCGACCGACCGACGCGGGTGCGCGCGGCGCTGCTGCCGCGCTCGCTCTACGCGCCGCGCGCGGCCGAGCCCGGTGTGACCGTCTGATCCGCCGGCAGGGGCTCGTGGTCAGGCGGCGTGGGCGTCGCAGGCGACGGCCACGCAGGCTTCGCACACGACGAACTGCGATCGGCAGGACGGGTCGGGGCAGTTCGCGGTGCGCTTGGTGGGCGCCCCGCAGCCCGCGCACTCCCCGATGACCGCAGCGTGGTCGGAGAAGTCGACCGAACCCCGTCCGTCGAAGACGTAGAGCGATCCGTCCCAGAGGCCGTCGTCGCCGTACTTCTCCCCGTACCGGACGATGCCGCCCTCGAGCTGGTAGACCTCGCCGAACCCCCGGGCCGTCATGAGGCTCGACAACACCTCGCAGCGGATCCCTCCGGTGCAGTACGTGACGACGGGCTTGCCCTTGAGGTCGTCGTAGGCGCCGGAGTCGAGGAGGCGGACGAAGTCCCTGGTGGTCTCGGTGTCGGGCACGACCGCGCCGCGGAACCGTCCGATCTGCGCTTCGAGGGCGTTCCGGCCGTCGAAGAACACCACGTCCTCGCCGCGCTCGTCGATCAGCCCGTGCAGCTCCTCCGGGGTCAGTCGTGTGCCGCCGCCGACGACACCGCCCTCGTCGACGCGGAGCTCGCCCGGTGCACCGAAGGAGACGATCTCGTCGCGCACCTTCACGCTGAGCTTCGGGAAGTCGAGGCTGCGGCCGTCGGCATCCAGCCCGGTCCCGTCGCTCCACTTGATGTCCGCGTCCGCGAACGGCGCGTAGGAGCGGAAGGAGCGCCGCCACTTCTTCAGCGCGGCGATGTCACCGCCGAGCGTGCCGTTGATGCCGTCCTTCGAGATGAGCAGTCGTCCGCGCAGGCCGAGTGCTTCGCCGAGATCGCGCTGCCAGACCCGCACGGCCTCGGGGTCGGCCAGGGGTGTGAACGCATAGAAGAGGACGATCTTGGGGGTTGCCACCCAGGAATCCTACGTGGAGTCGCCGCGTGCTACGTCACATCGCGGTTCATGAACGAGGCCCCTCCGACGGCGAGCGCCGCCAGCACCCAGCCGCTGGCGACCAGCACGGCCAGGGGGCTGTCGAGGCGGTCCTCCGGCAGGATCCCCACGACCGAGAGGTCGAATCCGAAGGCCTCGAGCAGTGCGAGGAGCGGGAGGTAGACGGCACCGGCGCCCCAGAACATCGCGACCAGCATCGCCGCGCCCATCGACAGGGAGGCCACGAAAGGAGCCACGAGATGGGCCTGGACGATGATCCCCAGTCCCATCCCCCACAGGCCCGCAGCGGCGCCGACCGCGAGGGTGGCTCCGAAGGACCGCCCGTCCACCGGAACGCCGCCCATGGCCACGGCGAGCGCCGTGTGGCCGCCGAGGACGCCGGCGAGCGCGACGCCCGCACCACCGAGCGCCGATGAAGGCGCGCGGACCAGCAGCAGCGTCCACCGATGCTGCATCGTCAGCCGCTGCGCGATGACGCCGTCCCGCAGATCGAGGGTGTGGCGGAAGGCACCGTAGACGGCCGCGAGGATGGCTCCGTACGTCGCGAGCACGGCGCTGAACGGGGCGGTGAGCGCCGCTCGCGCGTCCGCCGGCGCCGCCGCGAACTCCGGAGGGATGCTCGTCGCCAGGGACAGCGACAGCACGAAGGCCGCGACCGCCATCCCGAGCAGGACGACGTCGCCGACGAAGCCGCGCGCCTGAGCACGAACCGCCCGATCGATCACGCGACCCTCCGGCGTCCCCGGATCCAGGCGACCGCGGCCAGTCCGACCGTCCACGCGAGCGCGACGCCGAGGGCGGGCACGACATCGAGCAGGCGGTCCTGGTATCCGGGAACGCTCACGGCGGCCAGCGCCAGCCCGGGCGAGAACCTCGCCACCTCGGGGGCCGTGCGTAGCAGCGCGAACTCCACGACCATCGGGAGGATCAGGACGAGGGCGGCGGTCACGTAGTAGCTGCGGGTGAGCCAGCCGATCGCTCCCCCGATGAGGGCGCCGAGCACCGTGCCGACGAGCGCGCCGGCATAGATGCGCCACGCATCCGGGGTGAGAACGAGCGCGAGCCCGTCCTTCCTCAGGAGGAGCGAGACGCCCGCCGTCCAGACGACGAAGATGCCGATCGACAGCGCGACCGCCGTCACGGCACCGGCGACGAGCTTGCCCGCGAACGCCCGTGGGAAGCCGACGCCGACGAGCGTCCTGTCCATCGAGCCGTAGTAGTACTCGCGCGTGACGGCGTAGGCGCCGTCGTAGGCGGCGGCGATGGCGCACCACGCGAGCGGTTCCAGCAGACGCGTGGTGGCCGCACCGGCGTCGAGGCCACCGAGGCCGAAGCGCGACCCGTCGGAGAAGAGCACGAAGACGGGCAGGAGCAGGGCGACGAGGTAGACCGCCAGGAGGGAGATCCCGCTCACGGAGCGCAGCACCTCGCTGCGGATGACGCCCCTCATGCCGACGCTCCCTCGACGAGATCGAAGTACTTGCTCTCCAGCGAGTCGGCGTCACTCGTGACGAGGTCGCCGAGCCGCCCGGCGAAGAGCGCACGACGCTTGATGACGACGACCTCGTCCACCACCTGCTGCAGCTCCGCGAGCTGGTGGCTGGCGAGCAGCACGGTGCCGCCGCGTTCGGCGTA
Coding sequences:
- a CDS encoding AAA family ATPase, with translation MPENAPLSPVTIDAEKFAVQTSAILGSIGQVIDGKPDAVRSALVCLLAEGHLLIEDVPGVGKTMLARALAASVDATVRRIQFTPDLLPGDVTGVSVYNPVDREFEFKRGAVFAHIVIADEINRSSPKTQSALLEAMEEGQVTVDGATHLLPSPFLVVATQNPLEMEGTYALPEAQRDRFMMRISMGYPDAAAEALMLRQRDVVSPLAAVTPVADAASIAQLIAWARSVHVAPALEEYAVALAQATRSDPNLHLGASPRATLQLIRAAKVWAALDGREYVIPDDITALLIPVLAHRLLPARGAHRAGAQPVEAALTQIVERVRVPVATRS
- a CDS encoding DUF58 domain-containing protein; this encodes MRRRRSLTSRGAGALVAALCCMIAANVAGARILLYIGILLAALTLFSLLAVRLPRRSGTVTRQISTDLLTVSETSRVTVRFSLRALRVPRGLWRDVLPDAVSGDAGGDYPPTNGQLSYQITGIRRGVWPLGPLMLRTVDPFGLAQREQSFGDTRSVTVVPEVFALAPLAVRVGAAGGTAHTSSTRLGQGSDNLSPRGYIPGDSMRRIHWRATAHRGQLMVRQEEEESSPDAVVVLDRSSRGWDAPGSEADPAFEAAVSLCASAAVHLAAEGYSVDVIDSAGGLLGELRGHEDDRDGLLVALAMVAPRGDSRDLATLIGGTPPGPLVYITGRLDEEDAVLLRPAGATAPMLFSADLLPGAAEAAAPHGWTVVPLGADIAEAWEDAVSARIGVGDVPR
- a CDS encoding DUF3488 and transglutaminase-like domain-containing protein codes for the protein MFRAEQSRSAPAAPSAPQWHRDREERTGVGGPGVLAATAALVAMWPFTSVISPGGWSITVLGVIIVVAGTGMLARHLLRRRTPWISDLLTFAAQVLATIALLTMLIAGPTAILGIFPTATTLALFGALGAAAGEAVVFGSAPLDATPALAAVMGAGFALVAILLDHLVAHRSAVLAVLLTGAIGAIPMIVTLGETNIFWFVLFGVIALVLFRYTARRHPESPRSSSVPLAVTVGAAALVTTLVIAPVLPVASNVAGTGVGVTVDASLRLGDDLRQPNPVEVLTVAEEGDSAPYLRLTTLSRFDGRVWQPDRGNLQSQDEGFGAPEWGEGITVEEQNTSIRVLRMSSSWLPVPYPATAVQGLTGSWRVSPDNRTLFSRSADAVGNDYTVTSSRPLPTLEQIRALDAAAPTVDPDAEPVELPAIIGDLASEVTADASTDYDRLVALQSWFRTQFAYSLETPVEEGFDGTGAEAVAQFLEVRRGYCVHFAGAFALMAESLGMQVRIVVGYLPGTLTDEKRGDESVFSVTSDQLHSWPEVLFPGVGWVPFEPTASLGVPTAFRAGVTQGGGPDTPTSPAPTTSPQAEQTPGAEVDRGDPGSESAGGNGQRPLDAMPVVFTALGVVVLLLLPALIRLVERRSRLNRARRGDPAAAWAELRDTLIDLELPVSDADTPRVRAAGLVRGSNADATALRRLTDAVEQANYARSGEEPTDLAVPLREVLAQLHRSVDRPTRVRAALLPRSLYAPRAAEPGVTV
- a CDS encoding rhodanese-related sulfurtransferase, with product MATPKIVLFYAFTPLADPEAVRVWQRDLGEALGLRGRLLISKDGINGTLGGDIAALKKWRRSFRSYAPFADADIKWSDGTGLDADGRSLDFPKLSVKVRDEIVSFGAPGELRVDEGGVVGGGTRLTPEELHGLIDERGEDVVFFDGRNALEAQIGRFRGAVVPDTETTRDFVRLLDSGAYDDLKGKPVVTYCTGGIRCEVLSSLMTARGFGEVYQLEGGIVRYGEKYGDDGLWDGSLYVFDGRGSVDFSDHAAVIGECAGCGAPTKRTANCPDPSCRSQFVVCEACVAVACDAHAA
- a CDS encoding ABC transporter permease, with product MRGVIRSEVLRSVSGISLLAVYLVALLLPVFVLFSDGSRFGLGGLDAGAATTRLLEPLAWCAIAAAYDGAYAVTREYYYGSMDRTLVGVGFPRAFAGKLVAGAVTAVALSIGIFVVWTAGVSLLLRKDGLALVLTPDAWRIYAGALVGTVLGALIGGAIGWLTRSYYVTAALVLILPMVVEFALLRTAPEVARFSPGLALAAVSVPGYQDRLLDVVPALGVALAWTVGLAAVAWIRGRRRVA